In Clostridium ljungdahlii DSM 13528, the genomic window TTATAGAAGGTTAAGTGATGCTTGTGAAAGTGATGATTTACTTATTGGTTTACAATATTTACCCCAAATAAGTGATTTATTAAGAGAAGCTAATTTTAATGTTACCGCATCACTTTATAAGAATCGTCTTTTACATTTAGAAAAGGACAACTGTTTGCAACAAAACTATGGATTGGCTGTAGATATAGGTACAACTACTATAGTAATTTATTTATTAAATTTAAATGATGGGAAAGTAATAGATATAGATTCAAGAGTTAATAACCAGAGGAGTTATGGGGCTGATGTGGTTTCAAGAATAAATTTTACTATTGAGAATCCAAAGGGATTAGGTATATTGAAGGATAATATTGTAAGTCAGCTTAATGATATGATAGAACTGTTATGTAAAAAAAATAACATAAGTGAAGATAACATATATGATATAGTTATTGTTGGAAACACTATTATGATTCACCTACTGCTTGGACTTCCATGTGAAAATATAACTAGGTCGCCATATATTCCAGTGGTTACAAAGGCACTGGAGATTGAAGCTAAGGAGATTGGAATTAAGACTAAAGGCATGGTAAGCTTACTTCCTGGTATATCAGCTTTTGTAGGAAGTGATATAACTGCTGGTATATTATCCTGTGGTATGTTAAATTCAGAAAAATACTCATTATTATTAGACCTTGGAACTAATGGAGAAATTGCGCTGGGCAATAAAAGCGAAGTAGTAACTTGCTCTACGGCTGCTGGACCAGCTTTTGAAGGTACAAATATTAAGCATGGAATTGGTGCCGTAAAAGGAGCTATAAGCAAGGTTGATTTATCAAGGGATAAAATATATGAAACAATAGGAAATGAAAAACCCTGTGGAATATGTGGTTCAGGAGTGTTGGATGCTGTGGCACAGTTTGTGAAGTTTGGAATATTAGATGAAGCAGGTAGAATGGTTGGAAAGGATGAAGTGGAAAACAAGGATTATCAGAATAGGATTGTTGAGATAGATAATATGAGACAGTTTATTCTAGCACAAAATAGTATACATGATGAAAGTATTACCTTTACACAAAAGGATGTACGAGAAGTTCAATTAGCAAAGGCTGCTGTATGTGCTGGTATCAAAATACTTTTAAAAGAAAAGAACATAAACTTTAATGAAATAGAAAAAGTGTACATTGGCGGTGGATTTGGTAACTATATGGATATAGAAAGCTCTGTTAATATAGGCATGATACCCAAAGAACTCAAGGGCAAGATTAAATCTGTGGGCAATTGTGCAGGGAGTGGAGCTAAAACATATTTGCTATCAAAACAAATAAGAGAGAATGCAGCAGATATTATTAATAAAACGACATATATAGAGTTATCAAAAAGAGAAGATTTTCAGGAGTATTTTATAGATTCTATGATACTGTATTAAGGCATTTGAAAGAAAATAACAAGTCAAAGATTTAATATATGAGAGACTTAGAAATCCAAAAAAGAGATTTCTATAAATAGTTATATTTATAAAGGTCTCTTTTTTATATAATAAATTGTTATGCTGTTTTATAGAAATAAGGATTTATCAAAATTAAATTTGTATACTAAATTCATAGTTAAATCATTAAATTCATATTTGTTAACAGAAATATTATTAAAAAAATCTATATGAGAAACATCTATTTTATTATGGGTGTTTACGCTTATGTTAAACCGGAGTGCTATTCTTTGATCTTGTTCCTACAACAGCTTTCTATATAAAAGGAATTATATTAGATTTTAAAAGGATGTTCTTTGGTATTCAAAATTAATTTTCTTTCTTCCATTATTTCAAATACGATTAGCAAATGAAGCTTGACTTTAGGATCATCTAAATCCAATTTTGATATTTCAAGAATCCGCTTCAATTGATATAAAAATGTTGCCCTCTGCATATAAAGATGCCGGATAGTTTTTGCAACACTCAGGTTATTTTGCAAATATATTTTCAAGGTTTTGGTATATTCTCGCCTGTGCTTTTTATCATAGTCCATTAACCTGAGCAAGCCCTGGGGGCAGAGAGCTTCTATCTTTGATTCAGCAGCCGCCCGGAGAATTAATCGCTTTAGAGCGTATTGTTCATAACGGTAGCACCAAATTGTTTCATCATAAATGCTTCCAATACGGATTGCATCACATGCTTGAAGATAGTATTCGTCGAGATTTTTAAAGTTGTGGAATTCTTCGCTTATACCAGCTTTCAAAAGTCCATCTCTTAAAATATAAACCAATACGGATAGCAGTTCATCTCTTGTCTTAGCCGCTACATTTAAATTTACAATCGCCAAAATATAGTCTTTCTGCTCTAAAGCTACACTTCCTGGAATATTTGCCTCAAGTATGGAGCCAATAGTTGAAACCGTATGAATCACCTGGTCATATCTACTGACTTCGACTGCAATGCAGAAATAGCAATCTGTTATATTCCAGTTCTTATACTGTAAAATTTTCTGCAGTTTTGATTCATCCACATTTTGTTTATCTAAAATCTGGTTGATGATTGTTTCAAAGCCCTTAGGATGATCGTTCATTGGGAAATCTTGCTTGACCATAGAAACTTCTAATATGCTACTTAAAAATTTCAGTAACGGTGAGTCGCTCACCTTGAATGGACGCTCTGTTTCACTGACTACGATGCGCGCTACGTAAATATCGCAAATGCGAATGTTGTAAAATAGAATTCGATATCCCCACATTTCTGCAGAAAATAATGTCGGATCCGTAGCTCCTATTGTACTGATAAATTCCGGATTAAACTTTAGTTCATCAATTTCTTCGGGACTTAAATATTTATTGGTGTCTTCCTCTGAATACAGCATCAGGTTTCTCGCTTTTTTTCTCTCACAGAAAAAAATGTTTCGAAGCCCCGGCGTATATATTCCAATTGGGTTGTTTATAAACGGAAGTGCAGATTCACCAAGCTCTTTCAGTGGAGCATTATTGGTTAACAACTCTAAAAGCTTTTTCTCCCAATTTGAAAACAGGTTAAACGTATCCTGCAGCTTTTCCATTATTTCTAGTGGATTAAGTTCTGGGGTTACAAAAATAATATCCATGTTTTTGTTAAATTCTATACTTTTATCATATCCGAAACAAATATATGCTCCATCCTGCTCAGAATTTCGAAGTGCGATTAACTCATCTAATTTAATCAAAGCCAAATCGGAAGATTGCCGCGTTTTATCCTGACGGTAAACCGTCACACGTTCCAGTCTGCAATCAATAGGATTGGAATTCAAAAAACTTGTGATTATAGGAAATGATACGTAGTCTTTGATAATATATGCATTTAATTTCATAAGCACCTCTAATTCATACATTTTGTATAAATTATATTTAAAAAAATGTATATTCTGTAAATAGAATTACAAATTTGTATTTGTTATAATATAATTATATCAAATAGTTGGTAGATTACAACGATTTCTGTTGGTTCTTCTGTTACTTATACGATAATAAAAAATGTATAAATTCAGTCAGGAGAATGAGAAATTATGGCATATCTTTTCAATTAACACAACACATACATATCATGATTAGGGTCAATTAAATGATGTGAAGCTGAAGAGGTTATGTTTCCCTAATGTAAATGTTTAATGGGACTTTTTTCGGTGTAGGATGATAAACATATCATATCCAAAAATATTGTAAAATCACCCAATCTGATTTTATGACTCTCGCTGCTTTATTTTTATCAACTATGTACATAATGGGTGACATGGTTGTGATATCTATTGTAAGTAATTTATATTAGGTATTAAAAATGATAATTTAGTCAATGCTATTGCAATTGTCAACGATTACTATATGTTGGTATGCCGTTTGATTGTTATGGGCGTCGTATTGGGATTAGAAGTAGTGCCGTAAAATATTCAGGATACAGCAATTGCATCATTTTTTTGTACATATGCAGTTACAGATATGAAATCAAAGAAGTTTAAAGTGTTGTAGTATTAATTGATATAATTGTAACTTAAAGTAAATGTTTAAAGGGGTGTATATTATGATAATAATTGGTGAAAAAATTAATGGAGCGATTCCTTCCACAGGTAAAGCCATTGCAGCAAAGGATTCAGAATTCATAAGAAATCTTGCAATAAAGCAAACAGAAGCAGGTGCAGATTTTATTGATGTTTGTGCTTCAGTGGATGACGACATTGAACTGGAAACAATGAAATGGCTTATAGACATCGTACAGGATGCAACCGATGTGCCTATCGCAGTGGATAGTCCTAACCCCCACACATGCGTAGAAGCCATGAAATACTGTAAGAAGCCAGGCCTTTTCAATTCCGTGTCAATGGAAGGGGACAAGATTGATGTGGCATTTCCTGCAATCGCTGATACAAAATGGGAGTGTGTTGCTCTCTTGAACAGCGACAAAGGAATTCCCAAAACTGCTAAAGACCGTTTGGATGTATTTGCAGAGTTAATGGCAAAAGTAAAAGAATACAACATTGATCCGTCCAGGATGCATATTGATCCCTTGATTGAAATGCTGTGTACATCAGAAGAAGGAATTAACATGGTAACCGAAGTTATGAAGAAAATCAAAGAATTGTATCCTACGATTCATGTTGTTGGAGCTGTTAGTAATATCTCCTTTAATATTCCAGCCAGGAAAATTGTCAATCAGGCATTTGCAGTATTGGCTATGAATGCAGGAATGGACAGTTTTATTCTTGATCCATTAAATCAGGATTTAATAGGGATGTTGTTTGCAACAGAAGCACTATTAGGTGAAGACGAGTACTGCATGGAATATATTAGAGCATACAGAGAAGGAATATTTGGTAAAAAGAAATAATTACATAAATAATA contains:
- a CDS encoding ASKHA domain-containing protein, translated to MNILNKKIELIINSEKGKDIIKVKSGENLFNVLMDKGIFIDSPCNGKGICGKCKVKVIKGLKEATPLDIKQLTKEELESGFRLSCNFTINEDVEIVLLEKNKDMKVLINGTEQQYTLDTVVKKKYLVIEEPSINDQRDDYRRLSDACESDDLLIGLQYLPQISDLLREANFNVTASLYKNRLLHLEKDNCLQQNYGLAVDIGTTTIVIYLLNLNDGKVIDIDSRVNNQRSYGADVVSRINFTIENPKGLGILKDNIVSQLNDMIELLCKKNNISEDNIYDIVIVGNTIMIHLLLGLPCENITRSPYIPVVTKALEIEAKEIGIKTKGMVSLLPGISAFVGSDITAGILSCGMLNSEKYSLLLDLGTNGEIALGNKSEVVTCSTAAGPAFEGTNIKHGIGAVKGAISKVDLSRDKIYETIGNEKPCGICGSGVLDAVAQFVKFGILDEAGRMVGKDEVENKDYQNRIVEIDNMRQFILAQNSIHDESITFTQKDVREVQLAKAAVCAGIKILLKEKNINFNEIEKVYIGGGFGNYMDIESSVNIGMIPKELKGKIKSVGNCAGSGAKTYLLSKQIRENAADIINKTTYIELSKREDFQEYFIDSMILY
- a CDS encoding PucR family transcriptional regulator → MKLNAYIIKDYVSFPIITSFLNSNPIDCRLERVTVYRQDKTRQSSDLALIKLDELIALRNSEQDGAYICFGYDKSIEFNKNMDIIFVTPELNPLEIMEKLQDTFNLFSNWEKKLLELLTNNAPLKELGESALPFINNPIGIYTPGLRNIFFCERKKARNLMLYSEEDTNKYLSPEEIDELKFNPEFISTIGATDPTLFSAEMWGYRILFYNIRICDIYVARIVVSETERPFKVSDSPLLKFLSSILEVSMVKQDFPMNDHPKGFETIINQILDKQNVDESKLQKILQYKNWNITDCYFCIAVEVSRYDQVIHTVSTIGSILEANIPGSVALEQKDYILAIVNLNVAAKTRDELLSVLVYILRDGLLKAGISEEFHNFKNLDEYYLQACDAIRIGSIYDETIWCYRYEQYALKRLILRAAAESKIEALCPQGLLRLMDYDKKHRREYTKTLKIYLQNNLSVAKTIRHLYMQRATFLYQLKRILEISKLDLDDPKVKLHLLIVFEIMEERKLILNTKEHPFKI
- a CDS encoding methyltetrahydrofolate cobalamin methyltransferase; its protein translation is MIIIGEKINGAIPSTGKAIAAKDSEFIRNLAIKQTEAGADFIDVCASVDDDIELETMKWLIDIVQDATDVPIAVDSPNPHTCVEAMKYCKKPGLFNSVSMEGDKIDVAFPAIADTKWECVALLNSDKGIPKTAKDRLDVFAELMAKVKEYNIDPSRMHIDPLIEMLCTSEEGINMVTEVMKKIKELYPTIHVVGAVSNISFNIPARKIVNQAFAVLAMNAGMDSFILDPLNQDLIGMLFATEALLGEDEYCMEYIRAYREGIFGKKK